The Panthera leo isolate Ple1 chromosome D4, P.leo_Ple1_pat1.1, whole genome shotgun sequence nucleotide sequence caagtgggagaagggcagagagagggagagagaatcccgggaAGGctcacagagcttgatgtggggcttgaactcacaaaccatgagatcatgacttgagctgaagttggacgcttaactgctgAGCCTCCGAGGCATTCCTTTCTCATTGGTTTTAAATTCAAGTGTGAAGTTCATCAAATTAGATTAGTGTTCTCCCAGCTTCAGGATTATGCATACcactttcataattcttttccaCATCGAAGTACCACTTACACTATTTACCTAAGGTGTTCTttgaactcattttcttttttctaaatgaatatattttaaaagaaacttaataTTACGATTACAAATTGAAAATCAATACTGCTTTCCAAGATCTTGGTAAAAAAcgaaaaaatagtgacaacaaaacaattttattaaatgctaCAAGAAGACCATTGCCTATTGGAGACTCTGAGCCCTAGGCCTCCTCTCTTGATTAAAATAACCAATAGTTAGAGGGCTGTTAAGGGCTACCTCAGCTGAGTTGTTatctttgataaaataaaaacctgaaaagtAATTGAAAGATGACTGATTTCTTCACTATGtgattccatttcatttaatGATTTGCAAGCCAGTAGGCAGTACCTGAAGGCATTTTGTGTCCCACACTTGGAGATACACTGAGTTAGATCATCTGCAAGGTGTCCTTCAGCTTTCAATATCTATGgtgtttcaaatgttttctcttctaaGCATTGGTGTATTATCTCCCTCAGTTCTCATTCATGCAGACTCTCCCTGACTTACACCTCATGTACAAAGGATTCCTTTCTACCAACGACTACCCCTATTCTTCTTACTGTTGAGAGTCACTGtgaaaaaaacttgaaaattttatgTAAGAAATAGCAAAAGGGGTGAGAATCAGGAAGTGATTGGAAGAAGGTGACTCAGAAGTCATCTTGCCTCCTTGACCTAGTataatttcatctatttttccaaacattttcttttcgTTTTCTTGTGCTTCCCCCTCTGAAGTTGATGagtttaaatatgtatattctcTAAAAACAACAGATGTCTCCAGGAGGATTAAGAGGCCATTAGTCGTCCACACTTGAGTATAAAGTAATCCGATCAGTTTATTTCCTTCATACCTGAGATTACCTATAATGAAAAGGGAGGGAATGAAGTAATTTTGATGACTAGTTTATTTTGGGAGTCGAGGGGAGCATAGAAGGAAAGAAGGTTGGCTAAGAAGGCATGTAGAGGTAGAAGGGAAGTAAAGAAAGATCAGAGCATCTCAAAGGAAAGTTGAGCatagttaacatttttctctccttcccctccttacTCTGTCACCTTAATTTCTGTTTTAGAGACCCATAGGTCAGATTTGTATAGAATATTATACAGTTGAGCTACTTCTTAGATCAAGTCAACCTCTAAAGGCCGAGAAAGATTTCCCTTCCTTCACCCCGACCCCCGGGCCGCCCATGAGTAAAATTGCCCGTAAGGGAAGATTTCtcttctcttgtgtttttgatgacACACATTTGGTAACCTGAGAACTGTATACACAGTGCTGCACAGACAGTGGGTAATTAAGAAATGTCATTACTTCCGTCTCCTTTGTAAATCTGCAGTGGTACTGAAAATGTCACGAAGACTATTAGTGTGAAGGTGCATTTTCCCAAGAAAACCGTTCAATTTTACGTATTATGTTCCTGTGCTTCTCAGGTCCTGTGTTAGGTGTCCCATcactttaaatgcttatttatttagttttgagagagagagagagagagagggaggagagagagcacacatgtgtgcacacatgaacgggggaggggcagagagagaggagaggggctccatgctgtctgcccagagcccaacatggggcttgatcccacgaatcatgagatcatgacctgagccgaaatcaagagtcggatgcttaaccaactgagccacccaggtatccccagGGGGTCCCATTGCTTTAAGTGATGATTTCCAAGCAGGTTCTAGGGCTGTGCTTTTCAAACTATCTGTGGTGAAGGACCAggattatatgtatgtatgtgtctatgtatgtgtgtgtgtgtgtgtgtgtgtgtgtgtatgtatgtattactcATCTCTGACACGTGGCGGACCAATCCTAGTATGCCACATGTGACTCACCACACTAGTCTGgcagcacgcacacacactcttctGTTACCTTGTTTAACAAGACAATTCGACCAGTCCTGAGCTTGGATGTCCTGGCAATGTCAAATTTCTGTAAGAGCTTCTAAGCACTTACTCCAAATTTCTGGGCTTGTCTCACTAAAGACCGATGAAAAAAAGTTTACAGCCCACACTTTGAGTAGACAAGTCTAATAATAAGTATTCTCTGAGTGttccttttataaaataacaGAGCCCCTCTAGCTCTGCGGAGTCCTTTGACTGATCTGCAATAAATGCAGTCTGATGGTGTGGTTCATAGACAAAAGTAATCTGGGAATTATTGGTTTGTGACACGAATTTTCCGACTCACTTGGAATACTCTGTtgtcatttccattcttttgaaCTCTACCAGAAAATTAAGAGCCCAGAAAATTTAGAGATCTTATTAtgcaattcaaaaataattattataatgttttaatatttaaaatttattttaattaatttatttatgtgagagagagagcacgcacatgtaggcagaagagagggagagagagaagtgtaagcaggctccatgcccatctCGGGAGTCTatctcacaacctgagctgaaagcaagagttggatgcttaaccaactgagccacccaggcacctcataatatttatagtatataaacataatatatcaAATAATTTAGCACTTTCTGTCAGTTTGAGTTATGCTGCGATAACAAATGATCTCCAGAAACTCAGAGCTTTATACCAATGAACATTGATTTCTTGCTCACGCTATGTGTCCATCATGGGCAGGTTCAGCTTGGCTCCGACTTATTAACTTTAGGACCCACGCTGACAAAGTAGTTCAGATTGTGTCATATCTGATCTTGTCAGGAGAAGAGAAGGTGGAGGCTGCGTGATGGTTCTTAGAGCCCTACCCAAAGGTGGACGCATTACTTTCTTTGATATTTCAATGGCCAAGTTAAGTCATACAACCAAACCTGAATCAGTGAGTCAGGAATGGATAACCTCCCAGAGGGAGGGGTCTGGAAGGAGGAGCGACAAAGAATTCAAACACTAATAACTCCTATGACCGACACTCTCTGTTAAGATTTGAgtaaggggtgggggaagaggagagaggcatTTCAAAGTGTAAGGAATCTATtccataaatgaaaagataaaattacttGTACTAATTTCGATGCcaatttgcaaacattttactGTCTTTTTCCCTCTGGCTTTACTGAGATGTAGTTAACATATCACACTGTGTAACTTTAAGGTGTATAACGTGATGATTTCACATATGTATGtaatgcaaaatgattaccacaataagattaGTTAACACAGCCATTACCTTACATAGTTCTGATTTGTTTGTGTCTGGTGagagcttttaagatctactctccaagcaactttcaaatacatgaTATCATATCGTTAACTGTAGTCCCCATggtgtacattacatccccagaacatgtttatcttaaaactggaagtctgtaccctttgaccaccttcacccactttccccatCCTCCCAGCAACCACCTATATGCATCTGCTGTTTCTAggagttcagttttgttttcttttagattccacatataaatgaggtcatatagtatttgcttttctctgtctgacttattttacttagcataatgccctcaaggttcatccatgttgttacaaatggcagaatttccttcactttttctttatttgttcatctgtCAGTAGAAACTTAGATTTTTTCCATGTCtgggctattgtgaacaatgctgcaagGAACATGGGGGTACCATTATCTCTTTCAGATagtgatttcttcttcttcaggtATTACCCAGAAGAGGAATTTCTGGGTTATAGGGtggttctagttttaattttttgaagaagctCTCTACTGTTGTCCAGAGTAGGGCTGTgccaaattacattttctttctttctttttaagtttatccatttattttgagagagagagagagagcgagcacatgcacacacaagccggggaggggcagagagagagaaagggagagagaatcccaagcaggctccttgctgttagcacagagcccaacgtggaggctcaatctcacaaactgagattatgacctgagctgaaatcaagagttggacattcaaccaactgagccaccccagtgccccacaAATTACATTTTCACTAACAGTGTacagggttctcttttctccacatcctcaccaacatttgtcaACCCTTGTCTTTTAGATAATAATCATTCaaacaggtgtgaggttatatatcattgtggtttttatttccctgatgattcatGATATTGAGTttttcatgcacctgttggccatttgagtatcttctttggaaaaatgtctattcagggtctttgccCATTGTAAATGGATCATTtggattctttgtgtgtgtgtttttttgttttattttgttttgtttttttgctgttgagttgtatgagttttttttttttttcatttatttttctctagtctttattatttccttctacggttttaggttttgtttgttcttctttttctagctcctttagatgtaaagtcaggttgtttatttgagatttttctttcttcttgaggtaggcctgtattgctatacagcttttgctgcatcccaaagatttttggactgttgtgttttcactttcatttgtctccatgtattttttttttttaagagacagccTTTATTGTAAGTATTTTTACACTGAAGAATTCAAAATGTGGTAAAGTTTTCTGGAATTTGCTGATTTGTATTTAAAAGGAACTGTTGACAAAAATTCACTGGAAATCATCTGAACAAGTGAGAAAATACAGTTGATACTACTGGAACAGTAAAATAATTCCAGGACATATGGCTTATCCAACACAATACCTTAGATGCTGTCACTGATATGAaaactgtttcttcctcttctaaatACACAGTAGTATAATTGTCAATATTCAATCACTTCTGTTCTTtcctgaatatataaaaattaaaataccaattaaaaactaatatctcttcttttcaaatgtttcttacagatacaatttcattattttcattcaatAGTGGTGTGGTGTAAGAGATTTTTCATTCACAAGTCAAACAACAATCCACCCAAAGGGAACTGTTAGTCTGTATGCTCATAGTGCAAATAAAGACTTCAGGAATTCAACAACTGACATttctaagatacaaaacatataaaattctTAGGAGATACAGGCACTAAGCTCTACTAGGCAGCTGGCCACAGAACTAGAACACGGGACTGGTGATTCCAAGGGGATTCCAGGCGCTTCCAAACTCAACTTGAAATCTCATCTTAggctttgtattttacttttccgGTTTCACTAATGGCGCAAACATGATTCAAGTCGCTGAAGTATTCATTGTAGTCAAGGGCATATCCTACGACAAACTTGTCTGGGATTTCAAATCCGACGAAGTCTGGTTTATAGCCAACACTTCGAGGGGTCCTCTTCACCAGCAGCCTTGCAACCTTGACCATCTTTGGATTATGCTGCTTGACCATGGAGAGCAAGGTTTGCATTGTTTTGCCAGTGTCAATTATATCCTCAACAATCAAGACATTCTTTCCAGTTAAAGTTGAGAGATCATCTCCACCAATTTCTTTTATGTCCCCTGTTGACTGGTCATTACAGTAGCTCTTCAGTCTGATGCAATCTACAGTCATAGGAATGGATCCATCACTATTTCTGTTCAGTGCTTTGATGTAATCCAGGAGGTCAGCGAAGAATTTATAGCCCCCCTTGAGCACACAGAGGGCTACCATGTGATGGCCACCCATCTTCAACACGTCTCGGGCAAGACGCTAGGTCCTGTCCATAATTAGTCCGCCAGGAATAAACGCCTTTTCCAAATCCTCAGCGTAATGATGAGGTATACAAAATAAATCTAGGTCATAACCTGGTTCATCATCACTAACCACAACGATAGGGCTGCAGGTCGCCATAACTGAGCCGATGGGCGCATGCGCTGAGAGTAGCCTGAGGAGGAGGAAGCCGGAAGCGCAAcagaggaggaggcggaggctCCGCAGAAGGCGGAGACCCGTGGGAGGGCGGAAAGAGCCACTGGCTCATGCGCTCTAGGCGGCCACCACCGCCGCCctgcctccatgtattttttgagttGACCCCATTCATTGCTTAAtggcatgttatttaatttctatgtatttgtgctctttccacactttttcttgtggttgatttctagtttcataacattgtggctggaaaagatgcatgatataatttcaatctttttaaatttgttgagatgtttctgtagttctctgttcctcctcctcttctcttaaGGTTTGCTGGCATTCTTtggtgatatatttggattcctttctctattttttgcgTATCTATTcccagtttttgatttgtgggtGCCATTAGATTTATGCATATGGCAGTCtttattaagttgatggtcacttaagtttaagcccattctaaaagcactaaatttttactcccccaccccatcctgaaACTTTAGGTagatggtgtcatactttacatccctTTATTTCGTGGACCCATGGGTCACGGATTTATTCTGCGGCTgattttaatagatatatttaattttattgattttgtactccctaattttttttattcctgtttatggtctttcatttccactcatAGAGACCTCTTTAACGTTTCTGGTAGGGCTGGTCTAGTGgttatgaattcctttaacttttgtttatctagaaaactctttatctctcttctaTTATAAATGATAGCCTtgatggatagagtattcttgggtACAgggtgttttttctttcagcacttttagTATATCATGGCaatcccttctggcctgcaaagtttctgctgacaAATcaactgatagccttatggggtttcccttctatataaatgttttcttttctcttgctgctttacaAATTCTCTCTTTATTACTACTTTTTGCAATTTTAATGACTatgtgtggacctccttgggttgattttgttggggggatctctgtgcctcctggatccaGATaactgtttccttctccagacttGGCAAGTTTTCAACTATTCtttattcaaatacattttctgccccctttcacTCTCTTCTCCTACTGGGATCcctgtaatgtgaatgttattatgttttatagTGTCCCTGAGTTCccttaatgtattttcattttttattattctttttttctctcctgttcagcCTGATTGCTTTCCacttctctgtcctccaggttgctgatccgttctcctccttcctctagtctactatttattccctctactgtatttttaattttggtcattgcgtttttcatctctgattggttctgttttatgttttctatctctttgttgagggtctcactaatatcctccactcttttctcaagtccagtaacTATATTTATGAcctttactttaaattctctgtcagTCATGTTACTTATCTCTGTTTAGTTTAGGTTTCTTGCTGTgatttgtcttgttctttcatttaggacacattcctctgtctccttcttttgttaactctgtttctatgtgttaggaaagtcaggtATGTCTCCTGCTCTGAAAGTCATGGCcactggggatggggtggggaaaaatgaaaaaaaaaaaagaaaagaaaaaaataaagtcgtGGCTTTAGGAAGAAGAGTCCTggagtgcagtgtcccctgttcaccagaccCTGACACTTCAGAAATATTGCatgtgtgtgttctgtgtgcTCTACTGTTTTGTCCCCTAagaagcttttgttggtgggtggggctttCAGTCAGACCAGGTGTATGCTGTCAGCCTGCTTGCTGGGGTTATAGTTGGAGTGATGTGTGTGGTGATCTTCTCCTCACCCTGGGGCAGGAATCACTTTGGAGTGATGCCAGCCCCTATTGGGGCTGCCTGCACATTGCTTGGCTGTGGCACCACTTTGGATGGACTCTGGCCAAGGGCATGTTGGAGGGTGGGGGTCCACAGGAGAACACAGGGTAGGACATGTGGTGCCAACAAGGTCCACATGGTGAGCTGCAGGAGGGGACCCACAGCTCCCAGGAAAACTCCTGTAGAGATCAGATGGGTTGGAGAAGACCTACTTAAATGATTTTGGGTGtcaacctcttatcagatatgtgatttgtaaatattttcacctgttctataggctgccttttcattttgttggttgtttcttttgtttttttgtagtcccacttgtttatttttgcttttgtaactctgcttttggtgtcagatccatACAACCATTGGCAAAACCAGTGTCAAGGAGttttcctcctatgttttctcatagggttttacagtttcaggtcttacgtttaagtctttaatatacTTCAAGTTAATTTCTGTGGGTGGGATAAGATAGGGCTCCacttccattcttttgcatgtgaatatccggTTTTCctactaccatttattgaagaaac carries:
- the LOC122204941 gene encoding LOW QUALITY PROTEIN: hypoxanthine-guanine phosphoribosyltransferase-like (The sequence of the model RefSeq protein was modified relative to this genomic sequence to represent the inferred CDS: substituted 1 base at 1 genomic stop codon), with protein sequence MATCSPIVVVSDDEPGYDLDLFCIPHHYAEDLEKAFIPGGLIMDRTXRLARDVLKMGGHHMVALCVLKGGYKFFADLLDYIKALNRNSDGSIPMTVDCIRLKSYCNDQSTGDIKEIGGDDLSTLTGKNVLIVEDIIDTGKTMQTLLSMVKQHNPKMVKVARLLVKRTPRSVGYKPDFVGFEIPDKFVVGYALDYNEYFSDLNHVCAISETGKVKYKA